In Bombina bombina isolate aBomBom1 chromosome 6, aBomBom1.pri, whole genome shotgun sequence, a single genomic region encodes these proteins:
- the LOC128663494 gene encoding uncharacterized protein LOC128663494 has product MAQVSDLSPPDLSPHPTMNSSASCPTQEDPPPHQAPPTLEPYAPPQQKHLTDVSSSSLLSGSGLLLAHSLLGRRSSPGSPTSTSSNSPTNCALRRRREFTPEEKKDDGYWDKRRKNNEAAKRSREKRRAGDLALEGRVIALLEENARLRAELLALRFRFGLVRDPCEDGRGGYPPPCNIHEPPHNPPIPHSEDSGFSTPSVGSPVFFEDRGPEQEAPQLPPSNLAYYGNVAGDSTEIPRSRLETLGDSYKCLPHKLRFKACAPGDDGTQGTVGRDTNAFPSEVTSGFSQQPLNCPRGQWGSQGQERVPAPSDRTDLRSQLASLSAEVAHLKRIFSEQVINRGGTD; this is encoded by the coding sequence ATGGCTCAAGTCAGTGACCTTTCTCCACCTGACCTCTCTCCACACCCCACAATGAACAGTTCGGCATCCTGTCCTACACAAGAGGATCCACCTCCCCACCAGGCCCCTCCCACATTAGAGCCGTATGCCCCTCCCCAGCAGAAGCACTTAACTGATGTCTCGTCTTCATCACTTCTCTCAGGGTCTGGTTTACTTCTTGCTCATTCCCTCCTAGGTCGGCGAAGCTCTCCTGGTTCTCCCACATCCACCTCATCCAATTCTCCTACTAACTGTGCCCTTCGACGTCGACGTGAGTTCACCCCCGAAGAAAAGAAAGATGATGGCTATTGGGATAAGAGACGTAAGAACAATGAAGCAGCTAAGCGTTCAAGAGAAAAGCGAAGGGCTGGAGATCTTGCCCTGGAGGGCCGTGTAATTGCTCTACTTGAAGAAAATGCCCGTCTTCGTGCTGAGCTCCTAGCTCTTCGCTTCCGTTTTGGCCTTGTTCGGGACCCCTGTGAAGATGGCCGTGGGGGATACCCTCCCCCATGCAATATTCATGAACCTCCCCATAATCCTCCAATTCCACACTCAGAAGACTCTGGATTCTCAACTCCAAGTGTGGGGAGCCCTGTTTTCTTTGAAGATAGAGGCCCAGAACAAGAAGCTCCTCAGCTGCCACCTTCCAACTTAGCCTATTACGGAAATGTTGCTGGGGATAGCACAGAAATTCCACGAAGTAGGTTGGAGACCCTTGGGGATAGCTACAAGTGTCTCCCACATAAGTTACGGTTCAAGGCATGTGCACCAGGAGATGATGGGACACAAGGAACAGTTGGGAGAGACACAAATGCTTTTCCCTCAGAGGTAACATCAGGATTCTCCCAGCAGCCTTTGAATTGTCCTCGTGGACAGTGGGGGTCTCAGGGGCAGGAGAGGGTGCCTGCACCCTCAGATAGGACAGATCTGCGCTCTCAGCTTGCCTCACTTTCAGCAGAGGTTGCACATTTGAAGAGAATTTTTTCAGAGCAAGTAATAAACCGTGGGGGCACAGACTGA